Proteins from one Chitinophaga oryzae genomic window:
- a CDS encoding DUF4870 domain-containing protein, whose translation MKTKQWAIVAYITIIGWIIAYVKSKENRDNFVNYHLEQALGLAVAGLIWSIAAGILLSIIPALSAVFSVLSLLPLIFLVFGIINANSGVQKPIPVIGKFFENRFVFLQQ comes from the coding sequence ATGAAGACAAAACAATGGGCTATCGTCGCTTACATTACGATCATCGGATGGATTATCGCCTATGTAAAGAGCAAGGAGAACAGGGACAATTTTGTTAACTACCATCTGGAACAGGCACTCGGCCTTGCGGTAGCAGGACTTATCTGGTCTATAGCAGCCGGCATCCTGTTGAGCATTATCCCCGCGCTGTCCGCGGTGTTCTCTGTACTGAGCCTGCTGCCGCTGATATTCCTGGTATTTGGTATTATCAATGCCAACAGCGGTGTGCAGAAACCGATACCGGTCATCGGAAAGTTCTTTGAGAACCGGTTCGTTTTCCTGCAACAATAA
- a CDS encoding RNA polymerase sigma-70 factor produces MNQLNQSENYSWEQLQLDPAAFEQFFKSTAAALCVYALRIVKDKQAAEDIVQDFFSRLWQKRGQLHIQAPPQRYAYRAIHNACLNYLRDNPVVSDITLPEHIPVDEEAIERELRLQQRVQQLERVVAGLPQQCRTVFEKVCLEQKKYKVVAEELGISVFTVRNQVAKAYEILRNNILLELICLLVLDLAGR; encoded by the coding sequence TTGAACCAACTGAACCAATCGGAAAATTACTCCTGGGAGCAACTGCAACTTGATCCGGCCGCCTTTGAACAGTTTTTTAAAAGCACGGCTGCGGCGTTGTGTGTCTACGCCCTCCGTATCGTAAAAGACAAACAGGCGGCGGAAGATATTGTACAGGATTTTTTTTCACGCTTGTGGCAGAAACGCGGCCAGCTCCATATCCAGGCGCCTCCCCAACGCTATGCCTACCGGGCCATACATAACGCCTGTCTTAATTATTTAAGGGACAACCCTGTTGTTTCGGACATCACCTTGCCGGAGCACATCCCGGTCGATGAAGAAGCTATTGAACGGGAGCTCCGTTTACAGCAGCGGGTACAGCAGCTGGAGCGGGTGGTGGCCGGGCTGCCACAGCAATGCAGGACGGTATTCGAAAAAGTATGCCTGGAGCAAAAGAAATACAAAGTGGTAGCCGAAGAGCTGGGGATATCAGTGTTTACCGTCAGGAACCAGGTGGCCAAGGCATATGAGATATTAAGGAATAATATTCTTTTAGAACTGATTTGCTTGCTGGTGTTGGATTTGGCAGGAAGATGA
- a CDS encoding acyl-CoA thioesterase: MNFYTRKWVKPEDLNAHGTLFGGSLLRWIDEEAAIYSIIQLGTNRCVTKYMSEINFINSARQGDIVELGIKAVHFGRTSLTLTCEVRNKITQKSILTIDKIVFVSVDESGTPTPHGKTAITYTDERLREE, encoded by the coding sequence ATGAATTTCTACACACGCAAATGGGTAAAACCAGAAGATCTCAATGCGCACGGTACTTTATTCGGAGGCAGTTTGCTGCGGTGGATCGATGAAGAAGCGGCCATCTATTCTATTATTCAGCTGGGCACCAACCGGTGTGTGACCAAGTACATGTCGGAGATCAATTTTATCAATTCCGCCCGGCAGGGGGACATTGTGGAATTGGGCATCAAGGCGGTGCATTTTGGCCGCACGTCGCTGACGCTGACCTGCGAGGTACGGAATAAGATCACCCAGAAGAGTATCCTGACGATCGATAAGATTGTATTTGTGAGTGTGGATGAAAGCGGGACACCAACGCCGCATGGTAAAACTGCCATTACCTATACCGATGAACGGTTAAGGGAAGAATAG
- a CDS encoding RagB/SusD family nutrient uptake outer membrane protein produces MNIKWLSIIGVTALMLICSCKSALDLKPKTDLDAGTALTGYENLKAALNGVYSLVNDFKYLPRYMNLVELSTDNTEVMKAGNNATTAGIECYSFKRTASMLDIGAWNAAYKAIYHANMVINAIADDAAPNMLQLKGEALFLRAMLHMQLVQVFGKPYAQNAGAHPGIPYVFSTDAALRPSRNTVKEVYSLAAADYEKAAGMIAETKSNAYAGKAACWAALADLYLNAGDAAKAISYADKVINSNQYTLMTGSNYLTYFSTDHSSAADKETIFTIKNLDSQGKGFYGLGYSYTQTKYAAVSAPLLSLLTETAGDVRLAFYTKLSTPGGDRYFTNKFVQNGNPAVSSPVMYRLTDMYLVRAEANAKTNPQASLDDVNLLRKRAGITGSGLYQLSDLHGRASVLQVVLDEARIECAFENGRRRAALLRNGLPMVRDYAGSTVPGSHVNIAATDNSVIYPLPATEITVNPNLTQNPF; encoded by the coding sequence ATGAATATAAAATGGTTAAGCATCATTGGTGTTACGGCACTCATGCTGATCTGTTCCTGCAAAAGTGCACTGGACCTCAAGCCTAAGACCGATCTGGACGCCGGAACAGCGTTGACCGGTTATGAAAACCTGAAAGCGGCATTGAACGGCGTGTATTCGTTGGTAAACGATTTCAAATACCTGCCGCGTTATATGAACCTGGTAGAGTTAAGCACAGATAATACAGAGGTCATGAAGGCCGGCAATAATGCTACTACTGCCGGTATCGAGTGTTATTCGTTTAAACGTACAGCCTCCATGCTGGACATAGGTGCATGGAATGCCGCTTATAAAGCCATTTACCACGCTAATATGGTGATCAATGCTATCGCGGACGATGCTGCGCCCAACATGCTGCAGTTAAAGGGGGAGGCCCTTTTTCTCCGCGCTATGCTGCACATGCAGCTGGTACAGGTTTTCGGTAAACCGTATGCACAAAATGCGGGCGCTCATCCCGGTATCCCGTATGTGTTTTCCACGGATGCTGCCTTGCGCCCTTCCAGGAACACTGTAAAAGAAGTGTACTCGCTTGCGGCGGCGGACTATGAAAAGGCCGCCGGTATGATTGCTGAAACGAAATCCAATGCCTACGCTGGTAAAGCCGCTTGCTGGGCTGCGCTGGCTGATCTGTATCTGAATGCGGGCGATGCTGCCAAAGCGATCAGTTATGCGGATAAAGTCATTAACAGTAACCAATACACGCTGATGACAGGTAGTAACTACCTTACTTATTTCAGTACCGATCATAGCAGCGCGGCAGATAAAGAAACCATCTTTACCATTAAAAACCTGGACAGCCAGGGTAAAGGATTTTACGGTCTGGGCTATAGCTACACCCAGACGAAGTACGCGGCGGTTTCGGCGCCTCTGCTGAGCTTACTCACGGAAACAGCCGGCGACGTGCGGCTGGCGTTTTACACGAAGTTGTCTACCCCGGGCGGCGACCGGTATTTCACCAACAAGTTTGTGCAGAATGGCAATCCGGCGGTGAGTTCCCCGGTGATGTACCGTTTGACAGATATGTACCTGGTCCGGGCGGAAGCTAATGCTAAAACCAATCCGCAGGCATCGCTGGATGACGTGAACCTGTTGCGTAAGCGTGCAGGCATTACCGGTAGTGGGCTGTACCAGCTGTCGGATCTTCACGGCAGGGCAAGTGTTTTACAGGTAGTGCTGGACGAAGCACGGATAGAGTGTGCCTTTGAGAACGGCCGCCGCCGGGCAGCGTTGCTGCGCAACGGTTTGCCGATGGTCCGCGATTACGCCGGCAGCACTGTGCCGGGAAGCCATGTCAATATTGCCGCCACCGACAACAGCGTAATTTACCCGCTTCCCGCAACGGAGATTACGGTCAATCCTAACCTCACCCAAAATCCATTTTAA
- a CDS encoding DUF4126 family protein, which yields MKKSILSTFIRAIGLGVVSGMRSAMGPAFASQYANRYPSRQLKGSPLGFMQRDTVMRGLQTIAAGEMVVDKVPGVKDRIIPGALAGRAVAGGLAGATMYQAHGDKAWRGALVGAAAAVAASYACFYLRKYAGKKYKMKDGFAGGVEDLLAVSIGAGATAGK from the coding sequence ATGAAAAAATCCATTCTTTCCACATTCATAAGGGCCATTGGCCTTGGAGTAGTATCTGGTATGCGCAGCGCCATGGGACCTGCGTTTGCGAGCCAGTATGCCAACCGTTACCCTTCACGGCAGCTGAAAGGCAGCCCGCTGGGATTTATGCAGCGGGATACGGTGATGCGTGGTTTGCAGACCATAGCTGCCGGTGAGATGGTGGTAGACAAGGTGCCCGGCGTTAAAGACCGTATTATTCCCGGTGCGCTCGCCGGGCGGGCCGTAGCAGGGGGACTGGCAGGTGCTACTATGTACCAGGCCCATGGCGACAAAGCCTGGCGGGGCGCGCTGGTAGGCGCTGCGGCTGCGGTGGCTGCCTCTTACGCCTGTTTTTACCTGCGCAAATATGCCGGAAAAAAATATAAAATGAAAGACGGCTTCGCCGGCGGCGTGGAAGACCTGCTGGCGGTGAGCATCGGCGCCGGTGCTACGGCCGGAAAATAA
- a CDS encoding SusC/RagA family TonB-linked outer membrane protein has protein sequence MKLKGIPMPFLKGWSLRFHAVLLCSCMTVFAGTITVSAQSAKATITLSVKDRTVKAVLKEIQQKTAYEFFYSDTEVDLNRQISVNLQQASLQEALQTVLGKQYNWRIQGKYVYITSPQPSKNSHPGSSQEPSGDDRLVSGTVTTISGAPLTGVTIRVKGTGNGAVTDGNGRFQLYAGNGRQLEFSFIGYDSRKIKTDTVGGPLTVALSETPRALNQVVVTGYSNKRMGELTGAVSQVTSEELQTTTTQSVFDNLQGKVAGMNVSLSGSNSGGNTSSTIVIRGKGSMGYNTTQPLVVIDGIIQEYISDKDPLSNISPTDIASVTVLKDAASAALYGSRAANGVLVITTKRGGAGGGGTKVGANVTYGLNRASLGKFRVMNSQERFDLQQQIYRNQYMDANPGASETAINDYVHAMVPDSVLKYNTDWRDLFLRTGQTQNYNVWISGGDQRVKYYASGDYFNEVAPLITDSYRKYNFRFNVDFQATERLSLSTNASISHSNGKSGGFYTPYGDAFNIMPWDTPFYTDGTPKIGGPDEKGWYSGANFNPVYGKGHSDATTKAIIGAFDLNLRYKLTDWLSFSSRNRYSYINMDRERYSDPLDPTSFFNTRGGYYSLAPGNTNNIITTEMLQVEKSFNRHHISGLAAFEFNKVIAKNDNVSVNGLKPGIRAISAGDPATLVFRNDITETAYLSLFSELNYSYDGKYFATASFRRDGSSKFGQNNKYGNFYAFSGAWQLSRENFLRNAKKLDLLKLRFSYGVSGNDLPLGAYQYLTLYRYIDATEIYDRQSGTLQKSQGNPDLHWEMQYTTNIGIDAGFWDRVNVSVDLYNKLNKGLLLSVTPPATSGGNTYYQNMGRIRNQGIEVTMNTRQFKNTAVKWSTDLTFAYNNNKVLELQPGARLLYDGQYSGSAKIVGSPMNSYYMPVYAGVDPNTGESRFEVLEKDANGNYTGKVDYTNNPGAATLQVLGNSNPKYIAGMTNNLSYKNFTLSVMLSYFGGLKMLNRTRADQDLDGADIQSNNAAPAPGQVRWQRPGDIASLPKAGNKVDSYFPTSRYVEDGSFLRLKNVRLGYALAENVVKKMGVSKVNVFLSGDNLATWTKFTGTDPENNFGEENSGKIPFARRFLAGIQVTF, from the coding sequence ATGAAACTAAAGGGGATACCTATGCCTTTCCTGAAAGGCTGGTCACTACGTTTTCATGCCGTATTGCTTTGTTCCTGTATGACTGTCTTCGCAGGAACAATAACTGTCAGTGCCCAGTCGGCCAAAGCCACCATTACTTTGTCTGTCAAAGACAGAACAGTAAAAGCTGTGCTGAAAGAAATTCAGCAAAAAACCGCTTATGAATTTTTTTACAGTGACACGGAAGTAGACCTGAACAGGCAAATATCTGTCAACCTGCAGCAAGCCTCCCTGCAGGAAGCTTTGCAGACGGTATTGGGAAAACAATACAACTGGCGCATACAGGGAAAATACGTGTATATCACTTCCCCGCAACCTTCTAAAAACAGCCATCCCGGTAGTTCGCAGGAGCCCTCCGGCGATGACCGGCTGGTGAGCGGTACCGTTACCACCATATCCGGCGCACCGCTGACAGGTGTGACCATCCGGGTAAAAGGCACCGGCAACGGCGCTGTCACCGATGGTAATGGCCGTTTTCAGTTGTATGCGGGCAACGGCCGGCAGCTGGAGTTTTCTTTCATCGGTTACGACAGCAGGAAGATAAAAACCGACACGGTAGGAGGCCCGCTGACAGTGGCTTTATCTGAAACGCCCCGTGCGCTGAACCAGGTAGTGGTGACCGGTTACAGCAACAAACGTATGGGAGAGCTGACAGGTGCAGTATCGCAGGTAACTTCAGAAGAATTACAGACGACGACCACGCAATCTGTCTTCGATAATCTGCAGGGGAAAGTAGCGGGTATGAACGTCTCACTTAGCGGCAGTAACAGTGGTGGTAACACTTCTTCCACCATCGTTATCCGCGGTAAGGGGTCTATGGGATATAATACCACACAGCCGCTGGTGGTGATTGATGGTATTATCCAGGAATATATCAGTGACAAAGATCCGCTCAGTAATATTTCTCCGACAGATATAGCTTCCGTTACCGTATTGAAAGATGCGGCTTCCGCAGCCTTGTATGGTTCCAGGGCTGCCAACGGCGTACTGGTGATCACCACCAAACGCGGCGGCGCCGGTGGTGGCGGCACGAAAGTAGGGGCTAATGTTACCTACGGTCTGAATAGGGCGTCGCTGGGAAAATTCAGGGTGATGAACAGCCAGGAGCGTTTCGATCTGCAGCAGCAGATTTACCGCAATCAGTATATGGATGCCAATCCTGGCGCCAGCGAAACGGCCATCAATGATTATGTCCATGCTATGGTTCCGGACAGCGTGTTGAAATATAACACCGACTGGCGCGATCTGTTTCTGCGGACAGGCCAGACACAGAATTATAATGTGTGGATATCCGGTGGCGACCAGCGGGTAAAATATTACGCCTCCGGCGATTATTTCAATGAAGTCGCTCCCCTGATAACAGACAGCTACCGAAAATATAACTTCCGTTTTAACGTGGATTTCCAGGCCACAGAAAGATTATCGCTTTCCACCAATGCGAGCATTTCCCATTCCAATGGTAAGTCAGGCGGCTTTTATACGCCTTACGGCGATGCGTTTAACATCATGCCGTGGGATACGCCCTTTTATACAGACGGTACGCCCAAGATCGGCGGCCCGGATGAAAAGGGCTGGTACAGCGGCGCCAACTTCAACCCTGTGTATGGTAAAGGGCACAGCGACGCTACCACGAAAGCGATTATCGGCGCTTTCGATCTGAACCTGCGTTACAAGCTGACCGACTGGCTGAGCTTTAGCTCGCGCAACCGGTACAGCTACATCAACATGGACAGAGAGCGTTATTCGGACCCTTTGGACCCTACCAGCTTTTTCAATACCCGTGGCGGCTATTACTCCCTTGCTCCCGGCAATACCAATAATATCATCACTACCGAGATGTTGCAGGTAGAAAAGTCTTTCAACCGGCATCATATTTCCGGTTTGGCAGCATTTGAATTCAACAAGGTGATTGCCAAAAACGACAATGTTTCTGTAAACGGGCTGAAGCCCGGCATACGGGCCATCAGCGCGGGAGATCCTGCTACTTTGGTGTTCAGGAATGACATTACCGAAACAGCCTACCTGTCCCTGTTCTCTGAACTAAACTATAGCTATGACGGAAAATATTTTGCCACAGCCAGCTTCAGAAGGGATGGCTCTTCCAAGTTCGGGCAGAACAACAAGTATGGTAATTTTTATGCCTTCAGCGGCGCCTGGCAGTTGAGCAGAGAGAATTTTCTGCGTAACGCCAAAAAACTTGATCTGCTGAAACTCCGCTTCAGCTATGGCGTTTCCGGGAACGACCTGCCATTGGGGGCTTATCAGTACCTCACGCTGTACCGCTATATTGACGCCACAGAGATATATGACCGCCAGAGCGGTACCCTGCAAAAGTCACAGGGTAACCCCGATCTGCATTGGGAGATGCAGTATACCACCAACATCGGCATTGATGCGGGCTTCTGGGACAGGGTGAACGTTTCGGTGGACTTGTATAACAAGCTGAATAAAGGACTGCTGCTGAGCGTTACACCGCCAGCTACCAGCGGCGGTAACACCTATTATCAGAACATGGGCCGCATCCGTAACCAGGGTATTGAAGTGACCATGAACACCCGGCAGTTTAAAAATACGGCCGTGAAATGGTCTACCGATCTCACTTTTGCCTACAATAACAACAAGGTATTGGAACTGCAGCCGGGCGCCAGATTGTTGTATGACGGCCAGTATAGCGGTTCAGCCAAGATCGTGGGCAGCCCGATGAACAGTTATTATATGCCGGTATACGCCGGCGTGGACCCTAATACCGGCGAGTCCCGCTTTGAAGTGCTGGAAAAAGATGCCAATGGTAATTATACCGGAAAGGTGGATTACACCAATAACCCCGGCGCTGCCACGCTGCAGGTTTTGGGCAACAGCAATCCCAAATACATTGCCGGTATGACGAATAACCTCAGTTATAAAAACTTTACCCTGAGCGTGATGCTCAGTTATTTCGGCGGTTTAAAAATGCTGAACCGCACCCGTGCGGACCAGGACCTCGATGGGGCTGATATTCAATCCAACAACGCAGCGCCGGCGCCCGGACAGGTAAGGTGGCAGCGCCCCGGCGACATTGCCAGCCTGCCGAAGGCTGGTAATAAAGTAGATAGCTATTTCCCTACGTCGAGATATGTGGAAGACGGAAGTTTCCTGCGACTGAAAAATGTGCGGTTGGGTTATGCGCTCGCTGAAAATGTTGTAAAGAAAATGGGCGTATCCAAAGTCAATGTTTTTCTTTCCGGAGATAACCTGGCTACCTGGACGAAGTTTACCGGGACAGACCCCGAGAACAATTTCGGGGAAGAGAATTCGGGCAAGATACCTTTTGCCAGGCGCTTCCTCGCAGGTATACAAGTGACATTTTAA
- a CDS encoding glycosyltransferase family 9 protein has protein sequence MAITTTILVTRFSALGDVAMTVPVMKQVLDENPQVQIVFVTNRNWGALCAGIPRLVFFPADVKGEHKGVPGLYRLFRSISRQYRIDAVADLHNVLRSRIVRTFFRLTGKRVAAIDKGRAGKKALTRRENKVLEPQTSTIERYAIVFRQLGLHCTMGTRPVFAPQPLPERVLAVTGPKNTQRWIGLAPFATYREKMYPLSKMEMTLAALAASGNCRVLLFGGGQKEVGQLNELAARYPQALSVAGRFPLEEELALISQLDGMISMDSANMHLASLYGVPVVSVWGATHPYAGFMGYGQSEQRAVQITDLGCRPCSVFGNKPCFRGDHACMEWIKPEQITEKVISVIR, from the coding sequence CAATTACTACCACTATACTGGTCACCCGTTTTTCCGCCCTCGGGGACGTGGCGATGACCGTGCCGGTCATGAAGCAGGTGCTGGACGAAAATCCGCAGGTGCAGATCGTTTTTGTGACAAACAGGAACTGGGGCGCCCTGTGCGCCGGTATTCCGCGGCTGGTATTTTTCCCGGCCGATGTAAAAGGCGAACATAAAGGCGTGCCCGGGCTGTACCGTTTATTCCGCAGCATCAGCCGTCAGTACCGGATTGACGCTGTGGCGGACCTGCACAATGTGCTGCGGTCCAGGATCGTGCGTACCTTTTTCCGGCTGACAGGCAAGCGGGTAGCTGCTATCGATAAAGGCCGCGCCGGTAAAAAAGCGCTTACCCGCCGGGAAAACAAGGTTTTAGAACCGCAAACCAGCACTATTGAGCGGTATGCGATCGTTTTCCGGCAGCTGGGCCTGCATTGTACCATGGGAACGCGGCCGGTTTTTGCACCGCAGCCTCTTCCGGAGCGGGTATTGGCGGTTACCGGCCCTAAAAACACCCAGCGGTGGATCGGGCTGGCTCCTTTTGCCACCTACCGGGAGAAAATGTATCCGCTGTCCAAAATGGAGATGACACTGGCGGCGCTGGCCGCGTCCGGCAACTGCCGGGTATTGCTTTTTGGCGGAGGACAAAAGGAAGTAGGACAGCTGAATGAGCTGGCCGCGCGTTATCCGCAGGCGCTCTCTGTAGCTGGCCGCTTCCCGCTGGAAGAAGAGCTGGCGCTGATCAGTCAATTGGACGGGATGATCAGCATGGATTCGGCCAATATGCACCTGGCTTCCCTGTATGGGGTGCCGGTGGTATCTGTATGGGGCGCTACCCATCCGTATGCCGGTTTTATGGGCTACGGGCAGTCGGAGCAGCGGGCGGTGCAAATCACCGATCTGGGCTGCCGGCCGTGTTCTGTTTTCGGGAATAAGCCCTGTTTCCGGGGCGATCATGCCTGTATGGAATGGATCAAACCGGAACAGATAACAGAAAAAGTAATAAGTGTTATCCGTTGA
- a CDS encoding FecR family protein has product MEETDIHILSGILSGELQREDPAVQSWLQEDPARGLLLEEPEQLRKVMEEWRLQQSFDTHRMWAGIAQEAGPAVVRHRNIRIWWRAAAAVLLLAAGAYWFLQRTKQPVSPADTLAAAKQKPAGNFAILQAGDETVSLHGKDSSFVLGGNQVNVHNGHMQVAADKPVNYILRTPRGANYQVQLPDGSKVWLNAASSIAYPSVFTGSERRVTVTGEVYFEVAALAQQPFVVQAGIQEITVLGTAFGIRQYEKEQQGLTTLVNGKVKIQAAGKDQVLQPGEQAIVSGSQLQVVQVDTEEFTSWKDGWIRFRNKPLTSILQTISRWYDIDIQADDQQLRGQYFTCYINKEQGLGECIQSLNNSTNQFLFSLQGSTIIVTKK; this is encoded by the coding sequence ATGGAAGAAACAGACATCCACATATTATCCGGCATACTGAGCGGCGAACTTCAACGGGAAGATCCTGCCGTGCAGTCGTGGTTGCAGGAAGATCCTGCAAGGGGCCTGCTGCTGGAGGAACCGGAGCAACTACGGAAAGTGATGGAGGAGTGGCGTTTACAGCAATCTTTCGATACCCATCGTATGTGGGCGGGTATTGCACAGGAGGCGGGGCCCGCCGTGGTCAGGCATCGTAACATCCGGATATGGTGGCGTGCCGCCGCAGCGGTGCTGTTGCTGGCCGCAGGAGCTTACTGGTTCCTGCAGCGGACAAAGCAACCTGTATCGCCTGCAGATACGCTGGCTGCCGCCAAACAGAAGCCTGCCGGTAATTTTGCGATACTGCAGGCGGGGGATGAAACGGTGTCATTGCATGGTAAAGACAGCAGCTTTGTGCTGGGGGGCAACCAGGTGAATGTACATAATGGCCATATGCAGGTAGCGGCAGACAAACCAGTGAACTATATCCTGCGTACGCCCCGTGGCGCCAATTACCAGGTACAACTGCCCGATGGCTCCAAAGTGTGGCTGAACGCAGCATCCAGCATTGCCTATCCTTCTGTTTTTACCGGCAGTGAGCGGCGGGTGACGGTAACCGGCGAAGTGTATTTTGAAGTGGCAGCCCTGGCGCAACAACCATTTGTGGTGCAGGCAGGCATACAGGAGATCACCGTGCTCGGAACGGCGTTTGGCATCCGCCAGTATGAAAAAGAACAACAAGGGCTTACTACGCTGGTCAATGGTAAGGTAAAAATACAGGCCGCCGGAAAAGACCAGGTACTGCAACCGGGAGAACAGGCCATTGTAAGCGGCAGCCAGTTGCAGGTGGTACAGGTGGACACGGAAGAATTTACCTCGTGGAAAGACGGCTGGATACGTTTCCGCAACAAACCATTAACATCCATACTACAAACAATTTCAAGGTGGTATGATATAGATATACAGGCAGATGACCAACAACTGAGAGGACAATATTTTACTTGTTATATTAATAAAGAACAGGGACTGGGAGAATGCATCCAGTCATTGAACAACAGCACCAACCAATTTTTGTTTTCGTTGCAGGGATCAACCATAATAGTGACAAAAAAATAG
- a CDS encoding LuxR C-terminal-related transcriptional regulator has translation MNHSLKTRGIIAFVTLFSLLTASSFAQTVQDSLKRVLQQPGLTPEEQVMTRIRMGRALVDGSRKDAIASTRTALEMSRSLKDKKYEALAHSALVSLEYTAEDTALASHHLDSAFRLARESGDQLTLSSIWYRKGWLESRTGKPHEAVKSFQESLKLGKAFPGNIYETNVYYNLAAIYADWNDTETQYRYAKACLASAMSRSDPDDICNGYQAMATSFEYQFNGDTTKRELLDSALYYNRKAIGVYEANAQRISFRSMIALLALNTANLYDQFFPRTYRDTAQHYLNIALKIGKETDQQEVVASSYGMMSTFAMNDGNYNQASELLLAGLIALKTYPAPDNRLMARLMEALSDVAERKGDLPKALEYAREYSHYYAKAFDADRMAIAKKLEAQYQARQREQELVTLQEKAAFNRKLNIVYIGLIVACLVALLYLFRSYHFRLQTTIQQQQLLEKEKQDGVLQIRLKEEEAMRLQLEKQEAELQARLQAEEAARLQAEQELIQTQKEQLQKDLLAGTLQVEQKNELLETLQEKLRDKAVQPDLVKQISRMIETHKRMDKNFETTRTEFENIHPEFFRKLQEKANNSLTKLDLKHCSYISIGLSTKEIASHLGVAPKSILMSRYRIKQKLGLAKEEGLDAWLMAWRENNPLSEDAAG, from the coding sequence ATGAACCATAGCCTAAAGACGAGAGGAATAATCGCGTTTGTAACCCTGTTTTCCCTACTGACAGCCAGTAGTTTTGCACAAACCGTGCAGGATTCCCTGAAGCGGGTACTGCAACAGCCGGGGTTAACACCGGAAGAGCAGGTGATGACACGGATCAGGATGGGACGGGCGCTGGTAGACGGCAGCCGGAAAGACGCCATTGCCAGCACGCGCACAGCGCTGGAGATGAGCCGCTCCCTGAAAGACAAAAAGTACGAAGCACTGGCGCATTCCGCGCTGGTATCGCTGGAGTACACCGCAGAAGACACCGCGCTGGCATCGCATCACCTGGACAGCGCCTTCCGGTTGGCCCGCGAATCGGGCGACCAGCTGACACTGTCCAGCATATGGTACCGTAAAGGATGGCTGGAAAGCCGTACCGGCAAACCGCATGAAGCGGTGAAGAGCTTCCAGGAGTCGCTGAAGCTGGGCAAAGCCTTTCCCGGCAACATTTACGAGACCAATGTATATTATAACCTTGCGGCTATCTATGCCGACTGGAACGATACGGAAACACAGTACCGTTACGCGAAGGCCTGTCTGGCTTCCGCTATGTCCCGTTCAGACCCTGACGATATCTGCAACGGCTACCAGGCGATGGCCACCAGTTTTGAATACCAGTTCAACGGAGACACCACTAAACGGGAGCTGCTGGATTCCGCGCTTTACTACAACCGTAAAGCCATCGGCGTTTATGAAGCCAATGCGCAGCGTATCAGCTTTCGCAGCATGATCGCCCTGCTGGCGCTGAATACGGCCAACCTGTACGACCAGTTTTTTCCACGTACCTACCGGGACACGGCGCAGCATTACCTGAACATTGCCTTGAAGATTGGTAAGGAAACCGACCAACAGGAGGTAGTGGCCAGCAGTTATGGCATGATGAGCACCTTTGCCATGAATGACGGGAATTACAACCAGGCATCCGAACTGTTGCTGGCCGGACTGATTGCTTTAAAAACCTATCCGGCGCCCGACAACCGGCTGATGGCCCGCCTGATGGAAGCCTTGTCCGATGTGGCGGAGAGAAAGGGCGACTTGCCTAAGGCGCTTGAATATGCCCGGGAATACAGCCACTATTACGCCAAGGCTTTTGACGCCGATCGTATGGCGATCGCCAAAAAGCTGGAAGCCCAGTACCAGGCCCGGCAACGGGAGCAGGAGCTGGTGACGCTCCAGGAGAAAGCGGCGTTTAACCGTAAACTTAATATTGTATATATCGGGTTGATTGTCGCCTGTCTGGTGGCGTTGCTCTACCTTTTCCGGTCCTATCACTTCCGTTTGCAGACCACTATCCAGCAACAGCAGCTGCTGGAAAAGGAAAAACAGGACGGGGTGTTGCAGATACGCCTGAAAGAAGAAGAGGCGATGCGCCTGCAGCTGGAAAAGCAGGAAGCCGAATTGCAGGCCCGCCTGCAGGCGGAAGAAGCGGCACGTTTGCAGGCAGAACAGGAGCTGATACAAACGCAGAAGGAGCAGTTGCAGAAAGACCTGCTGGCTGGTACCTTGCAGGTGGAGCAGAAAAATGAGCTGCTCGAAACGCTGCAGGAAAAGCTGCGCGACAAGGCGGTACAGCCCGACCTGGTGAAGCAGATCTCCCGGATGATCGAAACGCATAAACGGATGGATAAAAACTTTGAGACCACGCGGACAGAGTTTGAAAACATTCATCCCGAGTTTTTCCGGAAGCTGCAGGAGAAGGCCAACAACAGCCTTACAAAGCTGGATTTAAAGCACTGTTCGTATATCTCCATCGGTTTGTCCACCAAAGAAATTGCGTCCCACCTGGGCGTAGCGCCGAAGAGCATCCTGATGTCGCGGTACCGTATTAAACAGAAGCTGGGACTGGCCAAAGAAGAGGGGCTGGATGCGTGGCTGATGGCCTGGAGAGAAAATAACCCGCTGAGTGAAGACGCAGCGGGTTAA